The segment aaggacAAAGTTTGTCTTCATGTGAAAAGTTGAGACAATAttctgggaatcgaacccacgTGTGATTCAGACCAACAGAGCAAAAAGTGTGAAGGTTTTCATTTCTACTCCTCATCATCAgattccccagaggatgaacctccTCATAAACAGTGAATGGTAGGAGGTGAAATCAACTGAGGAGTCTGAAGTGATGACGCTTCAGGAACTTTTCACCGACACACAAACTACACTCATAAGTATAAGTGAAGAAacatcgccctctgctggaggcGACTGCACAGCTACAGCGTGttgttgaaaacaaaaactgtttgaCTACATTTCTATTGAATCTGTTTATTCTGAGACATTTAGTGAAGGAAGCAtctaaaattgtgttttcatatatatatatatatatatatatacatgaaggaacacatacacacacacacacacactcacacacacatacactgataCTAACGTTGCAGTATTATGAGTGAAGTTAATAAGTTAGTAAAGTAGCTGcaggagccaatcagctgtTTGTAGCATCGACTGTAAACAAGTGACGACACGTCAACACTTCCTCTGATCAACATATGAGAaccaacgctgccatctggTGGTGATGATACAATTAGCAGTCACAGTCTTACACTGATCGTGGAGCTGAGGCATCAaggccccgcccacacacacacacactaccaatCAGGAGtaagtgtcagctgtcaatcatcacgtctcagcctgttttacatcatcaaatgattcaaaccaaacagatcagaaacttgaacaaccatcagagagagaagaacgagctgaaaagacagaaacatctttacaaacatttattaaattgtttatgtttatcgtttggtccatgtcccatctgctaacatggaggaggcctgacCTTTACctcagccagccactagggggcgatttaaatgatttggcttcatttttggtagttgtcatgtcgtccatctttattaacaggctgTGGGTCAGACACTTTCTTTATGATAATTAATAATCACTAATGTGAGTTTAATTTTTACTGATAAACAAAgatttaatatcattattattattatgaataattCATCCTTTAATTAACTTTAATCAGATTAAGTCAGGAACTGGCTCGGTATCACAAATGTTATGAATCAATTCAcactctttgtctttttttaaatttgatccttaataataaagtgaaaaacaattcTATTAAAtaagattacattacattagatGCAACAAATCATTGAATGTCCCGTAAAGAAAAGTCATTACTGCAGACGTGTGTATTTGCCTTCAACACGGTGCATTATATTCACGATGTATTGCTTTAATTTTATGAAGTTATCATCGGGCTCATGTTTATTGGACCTGCTCATCAGTGCATGAACTTTAATGTCTTTATTGAATTTGACGTCTTTTCTGCAACAGGCCCAGAAAGAAACAGGCCGAGTCAACAATGACTTTCATCGACTGGAGCAGTTTGATTACTGAACGTCTGGAGGCTGAACGAGGGACATGTCCCCCAGCGGCTCCGTCTCTATGGTCCTGGAGATTAAGAACTAATGGAACCAGGTCCACGCTGCAGGACACGTTCAGCATCAATACACACGTCTCTGGAGTCTTTGGATTAAACCTGGGTTTTGTTCTTTACTCTCATTTGTATCTGGTGACATTTGATAACAGAGCTCAGTTTCTCACCACATGGTTTTTAGTGCAGGTCCAGAAACATCGAGTTTTCCTGCTTCAGTGTGTTcacatgtttttaattaatcCAGAGCATGTTTCAGGAGCCAGGAAGTAAAGTCCTTCAATTCTGCAAAACCTCAACTCAGAGCGGAttcatcacatttcattgaTTTAACAACTCATCAAATCTACAGGAATGAATCCTCTGGACTGGGACCTCAACCGAGTCAGAGATTTGATTAACAACCGTTTGAAAGCTCAGTGTTTTAGAGCTGGTTCCTGTTTCCTGATTGTCACTCTTCACTCATTCAGACCATCAGCgacacagcagctgctccaaCACACATCAGTGTCCTCCTTATTATAAAAACATGATCGGATTAAAGCTGCTGATTGAcgcactctccatctctcacaGGTTTTCATCTAAATGAAGAGACATCATCAGAACTGactgtgaagctgtgtctgtgtgcagcccTGTGCaggccaatcagaggagagcaGCTTCTGTGatatcagatcataatcataacTTTGTCCTACAGGGGACTGATCATCAGAGCGACGTTGTGTGACACTGGAGTGTCACTATGAAAAGCTGCTGTTTGCTCAGACTTGTGTTTCCAGCTGAACACACTtgcttttgtgttgtgttatacTAACAAACACAACCTGTGTGTGAACTGATGAGAAACAGTCGAAGCTACAAGTCTCATTATATATCTACCATATGTGAAGGTGTTTGAATGAGtgatggaaaaataaagaaCATGTAGATACTGTTTCTGTGAATCTGGAGAATAAAGATAAAACTGCTCAGAGatttaaaacaaacgtcagttTCATCATCAGGGATTTGATCTTTAATGAAGGTTTTCAATTCAAATCTCTTTTATTcagacaaaagaaagaaagaaattctcCTGTAAAATCccacaaagacaaaaacctCCAGTCAGCATGTTGGGTCAGGGATTCTTTTTTATAGAAGCAAATTTTAATAACATCATGTCCCTCTAATCTAAAACATAACCCTGATTAACTGTGAGTAAACTGGGAGttaataaaagaacaaatagTTGTGTTGACAATCTGTTTATTAAACATGAAACATGTACATGCATCCTCATCAGGGACCTGAGGAGCCTCCGGGCCTCCTGCAGCCGGCGTGTGGAAGGTTCAGAGACGAGCTTCAGATGCACTTGAGCAGGAAGGAGTTACAGTTCGCTCCTCGGCCACAGTCGCACAGTTTCCCGATGCGAGGCCCAAACCTCATCGCACACCGGTCCCCCATCCCGCACTgagcacagcagacacacaaaacaaatctcaTGCTGAGAAAAACTACGTTGACATGAAGGATTCTCTCAGGATGGAGCAAATACTAACTCAGACCTTTACGTCAATCATTATCCTTCCTTTAATAGTTTCATATTCTCTGAATTATTCAGCTTAATTCTGACCAAAGTGAACGAGGGAGAGAAGTCAATCACATTTTTCAGGGAAATAATTAAATCCAATTCATTATCGTGAATTGAGCCGGATTCCGTttagtttctgtgatttatttcCACTGAGGATTAAAAAGCTTGTGGagctttttctcttctctctgttaaTTGTTGTATCTTGATTAGTCTTTAATTACACTGTTAGACTGTTGTTGCATTTTTCTTCTTATCTTTTAATTAGTGTGTAACTGGTTTAATTAAACAGCAGTGGAGTGATGGAGGGGCCATGAAGCAGTGACAGAAGGATGTGTTACCAGAGGGATGATCCCTCGtttctctgtggaggagagtcgaGCGTGCATCCTGCCCAGCAGCATCTCCAGAGCTTCCACCTGCAACAACACATCCAggcctgaagctcctgaagcttcCAACGCTTCACTTATCATCGTTATCACAGGATTactctgtttcctctttactTAACCTGGAAAAACATGTTCTTATGAAATCCAGATCTAATCCAGAATAAACACAGATTTATAAACTCCTGttctcaataaaaaaacatcttccatCACTATGTATCAGATTATCTCCAGTAGCTTAGATTCTCTCTGGTGTGAAGAACTAATATCATTTCTTCTTCATGTGTTGGATTCTGTGCAGATTCTCACCAGgtctctgtctgcagctgctTGAGGTTTCTCCAGATCCTCCGCCGACACTTCCTGAGAAGCTTCACCGCGACACATgaggctgaagaagaagaagaggagcagccaGCGGAGCGTCCCGGAGCGgtccatggaggaggaggaggaggaggtgcaggaggagctggaggagcagaaggTCTCAGCAGGGCCACAGGAGATTCTCCCTCCACCCACAGACCTGCTCCTGCTTATATGGAGCTGGAGAGCCCCGCCCAACAAACACTGCACCACTCACAAGAAGGAGA is part of the Pleuronectes platessa chromosome 1, fPlePla1.1, whole genome shotgun sequence genome and harbors:
- the cartl gene encoding cocaine- and amphetamine-regulated transcript-like, producing the protein MDRSGTLRWLLLFFFFSLMCRGEASQEVSAEDLEKPQAAADRDLVEALEMLLGRMHARLSSTEKRGIIPLCGMGDRCAMRFGPRIGKLCDCGRGANCNSFLLKCI